One stretch of Streptomyces sp. R21 DNA includes these proteins:
- a CDS encoding SDR family NAD(P)-dependent oxidoreductase, with protein MISHNYLSELFSLDGRVAVVTGGSSGIGRAISGALARAGASVVIVARKEAELAATVDELVADGCRAAWVSADLSSREGVRAAAEQAAEVFGEPDILVNSAGINLRPPMSELDEEVWDTTMAVNLEAPYLLGRRFGPGMAERGFGRIIHITSQQAHRAFVQSGAYGVSKGALESLARSQAEAWSPHGVTCNTLVPGFVMTPLNARLSSDPEKVAALAARTMVGRNGLAEDFAGAAVFLAGRASAYVTGQAIFVDGGFSVH; from the coding sequence ATGATCTCGCACAACTACCTGTCCGAACTGTTCTCGCTGGATGGCCGGGTCGCCGTGGTGACAGGCGGCAGTTCCGGCATCGGCCGGGCCATCTCAGGCGCGCTCGCGCGAGCGGGGGCGAGCGTGGTGATCGTGGCGCGCAAGGAGGCGGAACTGGCCGCCACGGTCGACGAGTTGGTGGCAGACGGCTGCAGGGCGGCCTGGGTCAGCGCCGATCTGAGCTCCCGCGAGGGGGTGCGCGCGGCGGCGGAGCAGGCAGCTGAGGTGTTCGGCGAGCCCGACATCCTCGTCAACAGCGCCGGGATCAACCTGCGTCCGCCGATGAGCGAGCTGGACGAGGAGGTGTGGGACACGACGATGGCGGTGAACCTTGAGGCGCCCTACCTGCTGGGCCGAAGGTTTGGGCCCGGCATGGCCGAGCGGGGCTTCGGCCGGATCATCCACATCACCTCCCAGCAGGCGCACCGGGCGTTCGTCCAGAGCGGTGCTTACGGGGTCTCCAAGGGGGCGCTGGAGTCGCTGGCCCGTTCCCAGGCCGAGGCGTGGTCGCCCCACGGCGTCACCTGCAACACGCTGGTGCCCGGCTTCGTGATGACCCCGCTCAACGCGCGGTTGTCGTCCGACCCGGAGAAGGTGGCGGCGCTGGCCGCGCGCACGATGGTCGGCCGTAACGGCCTGGCCGAGGATTTCGCCGGAGCGGCCGTGTTCCTGGCCGGCCGCGCCTCCGCCTACGTCACCGGGCAGGCGATCTTCGTCGACGGCGGGTTCTCCGTGCACTGA
- a CDS encoding alpha/beta fold hydrolase — MATFVLVPGAWKGSWSFEAVVPLLERAGHTVHALTLTGLRPDDDNATVATANLDTHAADVLRHLDRHRITSATLVGHSYAGMVISAAADRADGRISRLVHLDAYVPRDGDSCWSSTNEHFREVFAAGAAATGYAVRPPDGGDPRRLPHPLASFLQTIRLTGTLAQVPRREFVYCSGWEDRTPFAELRTRLQADPEWQVHDLPTGHDAMHEAPEAVAALLLGE, encoded by the coding sequence ATGGCGACGTTCGTCCTTGTGCCTGGCGCTTGGAAGGGCTCCTGGTCGTTCGAGGCGGTGGTTCCGCTGCTGGAGCGTGCCGGTCACACCGTTCACGCCCTGACCCTGACCGGTCTGCGGCCTGACGACGACAACGCGACGGTCGCGACCGCCAACCTCGACACACACGCCGCCGACGTGTTGCGGCACCTCGATCGCCACCGCATCACCAGCGCGACGCTGGTCGGCCACAGCTACGCCGGGATGGTGATCTCCGCCGCCGCCGACCGCGCTGACGGCCGGATCTCACGACTGGTGCATCTCGACGCCTACGTACCGCGCGATGGCGATTCGTGCTGGTCGTCGACGAACGAGCACTTCCGGGAAGTGTTCGCCGCCGGCGCTGCGGCCACCGGCTACGCCGTCCGGCCGCCGGACGGCGGCGATCCCCGCCGCCTTCCCCATCCCCTCGCCTCGTTCCTGCAGACGATCCGGCTCACCGGCACGCTCGCCCAGGTCCCCCGCCGGGAGTTCGTCTACTGCTCTGGGTGGGAAGACCGGACGCCGTTCGCTGAACTCCGCACCCGGCTCCAGGCCGATCCCGAGTGGCAGGTCCACGACCTCCCAACCGGCCACGACGCAATGCATGAGGCCCCGGAAGCCGTCGCTGCACTACTGCTTGGCGAATGA
- a CDS encoding AraC family transcriptional regulator — MYAASGVLAVHAEHGTSIVPANRVAWTPAGFTHYHRAHGDTDMRIVFLAASLARLVPDHPAVFLASGLAREVLLALTGPRNYDDAAPGYSRSARSRLLRVLVDELRAAPEQPLHLPEPRDDRLQAIARMLYENPADNATLAELGKTIGASSRTLSRLLHNELGMTFYEWRTQLRIHHALVLLADGHDTIRTAYACGWANPSSFIAAFTNIIGTTPGRYRTSSQTTAHAAQLPTVAKSSG, encoded by the coding sequence GTGTATGCCGCCAGCGGCGTCCTGGCAGTTCATGCCGAGCACGGCACGTCGATCGTTCCCGCCAACCGGGTCGCCTGGACCCCCGCCGGATTCACGCACTACCACCGCGCCCACGGCGACACCGATATGCGGATCGTCTTCCTGGCGGCATCCCTCGCCCGGCTCGTCCCGGACCACCCCGCCGTGTTCCTGGCCTCCGGCCTCGCCCGCGAAGTCCTGCTCGCCCTGACCGGCCCTCGCAACTACGACGACGCCGCACCCGGCTACAGCCGCTCAGCGCGCTCCCGCCTCCTGCGAGTCCTTGTCGATGAACTCCGAGCAGCCCCCGAACAGCCACTGCACCTGCCGGAGCCACGGGACGACCGACTGCAGGCCATTGCCCGGATGCTGTACGAGAATCCGGCGGACAACGCCACCCTGGCCGAACTCGGGAAGACGATCGGAGCCAGCTCCCGCACCCTCAGCCGGCTGTTGCACAACGAACTCGGCATGACCTTCTACGAGTGGCGCACGCAGCTGCGCATCCATCACGCACTCGTGCTCCTCGCCGACGGCCACGACACCATCCGAACCGCCTACGCCTGCGGATGGGCCAATCCCAGCAGCTTCATCGCAGCATTCACCAACATCATCGGAACGACCCCGGGCCGCTACCGAACCAGCAGCCAGACCACCGCCCACGCGGCTCAACTCCCGACGGTGGCCAAGTCCTCGGGCTGA
- a CDS encoding calcium-binding protein, whose product MFIHSAVAALTGALALSAPTATPADAGQGDTQVVQVVVNNGKSVVVGAVATKTFTLSITSSDNSGIKEAYGWLYHGPFDNPDGFAGPGSDTPLTCTAVPGSVTASTCTASITVDPNVTLINANAGTWHVWTSVDANDFDYIQKDSAGTFLMKRAAKLTADASPEPVAAGKTITIKGTLSRANWDNGTYGGYTGQSVKLQFRKAGTTTYSTVKTVTSGVGGALKTTTTASSDGYWRWSFGGTSTTGSANAVGDYLDVTTG is encoded by the coding sequence ATGTTCATACACTCCGCCGTCGCTGCCCTGACGGGCGCCCTGGCCCTGTCCGCCCCCACCGCGACTCCCGCCGACGCAGGCCAAGGGGACACTCAGGTCGTCCAAGTCGTCGTCAACAACGGCAAGTCGGTCGTGGTCGGCGCAGTCGCGACGAAGACGTTCACGCTCAGCATCACCAGCAGCGACAACTCCGGAATCAAGGAAGCCTACGGATGGCTCTACCACGGGCCGTTCGACAACCCCGACGGATTCGCGGGGCCCGGTTCCGACACTCCGCTGACCTGCACCGCTGTCCCGGGCAGCGTCACCGCCTCCACCTGCACCGCCAGCATCACCGTCGACCCCAACGTGACCCTCATCAATGCGAACGCCGGTACCTGGCACGTCTGGACGTCCGTGGACGCCAACGACTTCGACTACATCCAGAAGGACAGCGCGGGCACTTTCTTGATGAAACGTGCCGCCAAACTGACCGCCGACGCCTCCCCCGAGCCGGTGGCAGCGGGCAAGACCATCACCATCAAGGGCACCCTCAGCCGCGCCAACTGGGACAACGGCACCTACGGCGGCTACACGGGCCAGTCGGTGAAGCTGCAGTTCCGCAAGGCCGGCACCACCACGTACAGCACCGTGAAGACCGTGACCAGCGGTGTCGGCGGCGCGCTCAAGACCACCACGACCGCCTCCTCGGACGGCTACTGGCGCTGGAGCTTCGGCGGGACCAGCACAACCGGATCAGCCAACGCCGTTGGCGACTACCTCGATGTAACGACGGGCTGA